The sequence TAGAGTTTTTGTCTGAACCATAGGCTGCACCGTGACTGGGAACAAATGTTTGTATAAGTGTTGCATTAGCCTTTACAGCTGTGTTAGTTAATGTGAGTTTATTGGCTATCAACTAACTCTAATCACTACCACCACTAAAAACTCTAGTCAGAAACACCTGGAgatgtgtgggtgtgagagaaaCTGTTTTAGTGGCATGCAGTTTCTTTATGGTTAGGTAAGGctgatatttttgtttaatagctTTGTGATTCTAGTGATTGCTTAAAAACaactttttctattttaaaaaaatattttctctttcctttatatactgaaagcactttacaaacttagCCCCCAATCCTGCACTGAGCCTTCTTGATGCTCTACtgagcatagattcatagatactaaggtcagaagggaccattctgatcatctagtccgacctcctgcacagcgcaggccacagaatctcacccacccactcctacaaaaaacctcacctatgtctgagctattgaagtcctcaaatcgtggtttaaagacttcaaggagcagagaagcctccctcaagtgacccgtgccccacgctacagaggaaggcgaaaaacctccagggcctctccaatctgccctggaggaaaattccttcccgaccccaaatatggcgatcagctaaaccctgagcatatgggcaagattcaccagccagatactacagaaaattctttcctgggtaactcagatcccatccatctaatatcccatctcaggggattagtcctatttaccctgaatatttaaagatcaattacttttaccaaaatcccattatcccatcataccatctcctccataaacttatcgagtagaatcttaaaaccagatagatcttttgcccgcagtgcttcccttggaaggctattccaaaacttcactcctctgatggttagaaaccttcgtctaatttcaagtctaaacttccaggtggccagtttatacccatttgttcttgtgtccacattggtgctgagctgaaataattcctctccctctcctgtatttatccctctgatatatttatagagagcaatcatatctcccctcaaccttcttttaattaggctaaacaagccaagctccttaagtcttctttcataagacaagttttccattcctcggatcaccccagtagcccttctccgtacctgctccagtttgaattcatcctttttaaacatgggagaccagaactgcacatagtattctaggtgaggtctcaccagtgccttgtataatggtactaaaacctccttatccctactggaaatgcctttcctgatgcatccaaaccgcattagctttttttcacagccatatcacattggcagctcatagtcatcctatgatcaaccaatactccaaggtccttctcctcttccgttacttctaattgatgcatccccaacttataactaaaattcttgttattaatccctaaatgcataaccttacacttctcactattaaatttcatcctactactattactccagtttgcaaggtcatccagatcctcctgtataatatcccgatccttctctgaattggcaatgcCTCcgagctttgtatcatctgcaaactttattagcacactcccactttttgtgccaaggtcagtaataaaaagattaaataagattggtctcaaaaccgatccctgaggaactccactggtaacctccctccagcctgaagttcgcctttcagtaggaccccttgcagtctcctctttaaccaattccttatccaccttttgtctgatgttcagattgatccccatcttctccaatttaactaataattccccatgtggcacggtatgtaatgccttactgaaatctaggtaaaatagatccactgcatttcctttatctaaaaaatctgttatattttcaaaaatggagattaggttggtttggcacgatctaccttttgtaaaaccatgttgtattttgtcccatttaccattgacttcaatgtccttaactaatttctccttcaaaattttttccaggaccttgcatactacagatgtcaaagtaactggcctgtagttacctggatcacttttttttcctttcttaaaacaTGTCTGCATGTTATACATTTGCAAGACTGGATGAGTTTAACACAGTAGATTAATATATTATGCAGTTGAAATTGGTGGAAGATTTTGGGTAGTAAAAATACTTAAAATGGAATTTGGTTAGGaaagtaaaatacattttaatgatgCCATCAGAATCTCAGTTTTAGAAATCTCTTCTAAAAGACTGAATTCTGACCCTGCATATCTTGTGAGTCCTCTTATAATCACAGGCTCAGGTTCTGTAGCTGCAGGCTATTGTCTTGTCCTTTCAATTCTACTTTTTTCTTCTAATATACTTGCTGCATTTTGAGATAGACAGACAGGGAATCAGCTTCAATATTCGTGCATAGGTGACAGTCAGACTCTGCCTGAAATATTACAGATGTATTAGAAAAATGTCTAACCTTGAAGGCATACCCTAAAATTGGACAAATCTGTTTCTTTTGCTGACACTAGATCCTACAGTATTCATGTTGTAAGATTTTTTGGGGGGCCAGGGTCTGTCTTATGTCTGTGAGACTCCATGTGCACTTGTGGTGCTACATAATGTGATAACAGCTACACTTTACATGTGATAGCAACTTGGGCACTCTCTGTAGGGGTTCAACGTTTGTACATCAAAAAGTAGTTAGCTGTATTCTGTGTCccaataaaactttaaaattaaaaagccaaTTGCAGAAAAGGTTTCAGCATCCTGTGAGTTCTGTGCATCCTGTAAATTGTCATTTGAAATGTATTATGGGCAAAATGGTTAGCTGTGCACATACATTACACAGATTTTAAGTACACAAATGTTTATATACGAAGGCAATTCTTTGAAAATACAgcactcagccctggtctacagtacaaacttacattggtatCTATGTTCCCTGAAAGCTGCGCAGCAGCCTTCTTAGCGCCGCACAGATGCTTAGGGAACCCACCCGGGGAACCTGCTGCGGCTGGGGGAGGGCACCCAGCCCCAGAGTGGCCAAAGccggggcacccctcccccagccccaactctgCTGTGTCCGGACTGGCCAAAGCGCCCCTCCCCTGACCGGAATCCAGCCCTGGTCTGGACCAGCCCGGGGAGGGGTGCCTATCCTGTGGCCCTACCCGTGGAGCTtttgcagcagggagaggggcatctttttcctcccactccccgcctcaggtgctgctgcggggagagagggCTGTGGGAGTCCTCTGTCCCcactggagccccctcctgcatccccagtcGGAGCATCAAACAAAGTGAGGACTagatccataatgactccaatcCAGGTGATTGTCTGAAATATGCTGCCATTTATAGTcctgcactgaagtcaaaatACTTCTCTGAATGGTGCACCGTTTTGGTTTTATGAATCAGATAAACGGCAGAAAGAAGATGCTAGATTTCTCACATAACCACCCCCTCTACAGTTCCACAGGAATAACATGAGTATCTTGACTCATGGGGAGTAAGACAAAAGTTTTAAATGAccttattttgttcatttttgccACCAATATTTTGAGAGAAGTGGAGTCAGAATTGATCGACTATGATGCTTTGAAACATCAATACACAATATTCACATTGTAATTTAGTAAAAGAATTGTAATGTAAAAACGTATCTATCATAGGTTTTTCAAGTACATGGttttaatgaattttaaatttacgaaaatatataaaaacattttctctgtttttcagCTTTGGAGGACTTTAACCAGCAAGTAAAACTTGACTCCATTGCCTCACCTTTTATAAGACAAACTGTTTGTGACCCAGACTTGATTAGTCTCACCACAGATGATCTTCTAGCATTTCCAGCGGATGGATCACTGCCTTTTATCCACAGGATACCTTCTGGGTCAGGGCTTCAAAGTGGGAAGTGGATTAGGAAGTCTCTGAAAAAATCTCCCTTCTATGCTTATCAAACTTCCTCATTTGATGTTGAAAAAGACTTTGGTTTCCAAGACAATGGCAATGCTGTGGATAATCGAGATCACTACAGAGACAATGACAAAGAGCAACACAATGTGTATAAATCTCACAAATATAATTCTatgttttctaaagaaaatgcaGGGGATTGCCTTTTTCAACAACACTCTAAGTCCATTTCTGTCAAGAATTATCCAAGATGGCTTACTAGCCATAAGTCTGACTTGAATGTGTCGGGGATAAGTAGTGTTCCTGATTTCAAGTACCCAATATGGCTAAAGAGTCATAGCCTTTTATCTGATTCAGCTAGTCAAAGTTTTATTCAGACATTTAACATGAAAGATGAATTTTCTTCTTCACAAATGTGTGAGAATCTGAAAAAATGCCACATTGTGGATAAATTGGACTGCAATTCTTTTGAACAAAATGGTTATCTGGATCCAACAGGTGACAGTAAAGTAACAGGAAATTGCCAATATGTCAGACCAAGTGCAGACTTCCAACCTGGCAATAGTCTGTCAAGACAGTCCAAACAGCCATTCAGAGGTAACTGCATTACGCATGATTTGTTTTGAATGTTTCTTGAGAAtgttaaatgcaaaatgttactCTTTTAGTCACACATGCAGAACATGCCCCTCTTATATTGCGCAGTGTGAACCACTGTGCAGTAAGACTATTCATGCCTATCCTACATGGGGGAGTGGTGAAAAATCCACGCTCCTGAGCGATATAGTTATACCGAtctaaccccctgtgtagacagcgctatgtcaacaggagagcttctgccCTCAACATAGTTACTGCctttcggggaggtggattaactacaatgACAGGTCTTCACTAAatcactacagcagcacagttgcaccactgtagtgttcatgaagacaagccctcagtaaaGTTAAGGTAAATAAACTAAAGGTCTGAAGTGAATATAAATTAGTGCATATTtaacctcacccacccatccaATGAGTGCTGTCATTCAGGAGTGAAGTAGACTTAGTACACTGCAATTTAATCTGGGAGAgttaaggtctggtctacatccAAAATTTAGGTTGACCTAGATATGTCACTCCActgagtgtgaaaaattcatgtccgtgagagacatagttaagtcGACCTAAATCCTGGGATAGATGCAACTAGATCaaaagaagaattcttcagtcaacctagctaccgcctcttgagggggtggatttactacagagaCAGAAAAACCTCATGGTCTAgaaagtgtctacactatggtgctacagcagcacagctgcagcgctaTAGCTGTACCGCTGTAGAGACCATAATATTAACATCCCTCTAAGTTAGAATGAACAAAGGGCACTTTACTCCTAGATGAGAGTATCCATACAGGGTTAACACTGTTTTAACTTATGCATGTTGACTTCACACTTCTAGCTGGTTTGCCTTTGTGACCTGCCTCTGCCAGTTTCTCCCAAAACAGCAGAAGCATATACTGCACTGAGAATACCTGTGACCAGATCTAGTAGGAGAGAATGGAGGGAGCTGGACATTACTGTGCCCATTTGCAGGGACGGGGGGAAACGATTCAGCGCCCTATCCCTGCAGGGGGCATAACTTGGGGCAGTAGCTCCCTCAACTCTTTAGGGGATGAGAAAGCCGAGCTCACCCCATAACCAGTTTCTGCCCAGTTTCCGATCCTCCCTGAGAGCACCATGTGGAGGAGGAGCTCTTTCAATTCTCAGGGTGGGGGGCGGCTTGCTGAGCtagattctatttaaaaaaaaaaatctcccagcaTGTGGTGCCAGCAGCACACCCCCAACAGCTTTTTCCTGTTGCTAGCTAATGTGGTTAGTCAAGTAGCTCAAGGGATAGAAGTCCTGCATTGCAGTGTTGATTCAGCATTCACGTTGCTGGTAATGTATGGTTGGGAttaggtttattaaaaaaaaaacaaaccctaggGAATTCATATAAACTCTAATTAAAACCATTATTTTAgatggcaaagtcaagcactcagaagttaggaaatgccagatttacagaTGCCTGCATAACTTTAGTTTGTATCCCTTTGTGTATATGTGTTACAATgcagtttttaattatatgatcgcatacatttccccccccccccacaggacccctatCTCACTCTGTCCAGAGGCTGGTTGGATAGGTAGTTGAATTAGGGTTGCACATGAAAATGTAAATCTGCCACTTCCTAATTTtcgaatgcttgactttgcaatttaACTAATGCAGGTTTTGTATATAATTACAtatggtgtgtgtatgtgcaagCAGAACTTCTTGAAGCGCCTATTATGTAACACTATGAAGACCTATTTGCCAGCCATTTAAGAATCCTCAATATTGACATATATTTGATTAAATGATCTTAATATCAGAGGGCTTTATAAAGTTAAGGAATCTTAAATGCTGTATTCTATAAATGAGTTATGGAAGGAAATATCCTACTGCATGGAAAGGCTGTGGCTGTTAATTTTCCCTTCAATTCACATCTGACCCAGATGGTGCAATAATAATATGCAAGAACAATAATATGCCCTACAGCAGGGATCGACAACttttggcacgtggcccgccagggtaagccccctggcaggccaggctggtttgtttacctgccgcttccacaggtttggccgatcacggcttccactagccgcggttcgctgtcccaggccaatgggggctgcgggaagcggtggccagcacatcacTACAGCCACAATAAAGATCAGCAGAGGCACTGCTGCTGTTCCCTACTATAAAGAGGAGACAGCTGTTAGCAGGGCGTTCTTTGAGAGGGATACTCAACTTTGGAATTCTCTCTTCGCACTCCACCAGATCTGTTAAACTTCAGGGTATGATACAAGATAATCTTTTCCCCAAGTGTTGAGGTGGGTTGAAGGCTAGAGGGTTTTTGTTTATtgtagaggttattttatcttCTGGGATGTATTTTTATGTTGGGAAGAGTGGTATTTGATTCTTTTCTGGGAACTTAGAGCTTGGAATAGAGGACTATTTGTTCTGTAAAATCATAtggcaagatttttaaaaataggtgccTAGAGTTAGTCTCATAGTTTCATATTAAGAGGCTTAATTTCATATTTAAGCAAAATTTAGGcaccacattttgaaaattttggcaatAATGTCTGTGAAAGAGGACAGACTATTTCCTGTGTCTTACAAATCATTTAGACTAAGTCTGAACAGTATCGTGTAATAATGAAAGTGAAATTGCTGACTTGAAGAATCGTAGTAAATAGATGCTGTGTTGTGTTTTTAGATGACCAGATTGAGTTGCTTATCTTGAAGGCAAAGAGAACTCTAGAGTCTTCTGTTGAGAATTTATCAAGTGCTCTGAAAAATGATGGCAGCCCTTGTACAGTAGATATACTGGAAGCAGAAAGATCATGGGAAAATGTTCCAGTTGCTTTGTgagtaaacaaaaataaacattaaaacaacTTGTTCTTGAAAGTGTATCATTGCCTAAGTATGATATGTGTTGTGTATGCTATAGATAAGtgtttctcaacctatttaccattgtgagttgcatatgcagctctctgtgttatgtgggttgcgcgcgcgcgcgtgcacacacacacacaacctgtatggccctgaggatgtcacatggactGCAGTTGTATGCTGATTGGACTGCAAGcagcccacaggttgagaaccactgctatagaataTTTTAGATAAGCATGATTTTCTCACATAAAAATGCTAAGGAAAGAGAAGGGAGTGTTTTTAGAAGATGCAGCATGAATTGCTAAGATTTTGATATTTTATCATATTAGGTGGTACACTACTGTGTCCTGTTCAATCATTTTATCAATTATTAGGTTTCTACTTTCACTAAACCCACAGTGATATATTTCTGCATCACTAGTTTTGTAAATTTTGTTAGTGCAGGAAAAATTTTGATGTAAGGCTGACATTTGTTTATGGGGGGAACAGTTGATAGCTGTGAAGGCTCCTGGACAGCTTCAAATATGGGTCTAGATTCTTGGACTGGGTGTGTGGAGCAGTCCTGGATGTAAAATTCCACTTCTCCGACAGAAAAGGATTGTCTTCTACAGGACCAAATAATTTGATGTATACTGTAGGCGAAAGTAACCTTAAATGTTTTGATGTGAAAAGGAAGTCAGGGGAAGAATTAGTTAACACAGGAAAAGAGGTCTGTAGTATAAATAGGATGTTTTGATGAGTTGTTTGAAGGAGGAGAGCGAAGATTTTTGATGCATTGGTAACTGGGTATTGTTCCAAATATAGGGAGCAGAATGAATTTGGTATAGTGGAAAGCTATAGTAAAAAATGTTAATATCTTATCTTCCTTCCCACTACACcccctccttttttaaaatgactatgaAGATCTTGTCCACACAGGAAAAAGTGGAACTTAATCATCAGTGGTGGAAAGAGGTGAACCCTGTCTGCACCAATCAGTACCAGTGGTGGAATTGAACTTGTGTTGAATCACATTTTGGCTAGGGTAggcatggaatcatagaaatgtagggctggaagggacctgaagaggtcatctactccgtCCCTGCACGCTGAGGCAGggttaagtatacctagaccatccctgaggaTTTGTCTAActggtttttaaaaacctccaatgatggggattccataccTCCTTAAGTAACTTATTCCCTTTCTTAACTGGTTAGAaagattttttcctaatatctaacctaaatctcccagactgcaaactaagccaattacttcttgtcctaccgtcagtggacgtggagaacaattgatcatggtCATCTTTAAAACAACTTACTTATGTTCCCTTCCCCAGCCTCTTCtcctctagactaaacatgcacAGTTCTTTCAACTTTTCCTCCTAGATCATGTCTTTGAAACATATTATcacttttgttgttctcctctctATCTCCAgttcattgttttttgtttttttttactgtggtgcccaaaactggatataGAGCGGAACAGTTATCTTCCGTGTCTTATGTATGATACCTCTTACTACACCACAGCATCACGCTGTTGACTAAACTTCAAATTGTGACCCACTATAACCCATAAATTCTTTTCTGCAGTGCtgctacctagccagttatttcccactTTAtattgtgaatttgattttttttttcttcttaagttcagtactttgtatttgtctttatttaatttaatcttgttggtttcagagcaattctccagtttatcaggatcattctaatcctatcctctgcaacctctcccagcctattatctgcatattttataagcatatgaAACATTAGTCCCAATGACATGTGAATGTATCTTACAGCAATTTGAGTTTGTAAAGCTGTTTCATACTTTCAATTGCATGTTTAACTTTTTGTTTAGCAAACCTCCAGTACCTGTACACTGTGAGGAAGATGAGAACGCCCTACAATCCCCCAAGGCTAACATGGTTAATGAATTCCTTGAAGACTGTTTAAATAATGACAGTCAGGTAGGTTAAGTTGTATTATGCCTATCTTGTAATATTTCTTGCTTATAGTAGTCTTAAAAGAAATCATAGGACTTTACAGTTCTGTAAGTTGTTTCTAGTGCATGTGCTAACATGGGCATCAAAAGTACATAACACCAATAAATAGTAGCATGAGGAACACCTGTAACTGGTTTCTGTTCTAGCTTTAATAATAAGttaacagcaaaagaaaaaattgtAATGGCTTTAAATAGTCACATAATTCTAATGATTAAACCCTACATTCTGACCATTCCATGATCAAGGATTGCAAATAAATAGCAGCTGGTCTTAACCTATTTTGGTAATAGTAATTGTTTTAATACTTGCTTGAATTTTCTATcctacattttaatgtttttcctATCTGAAGTAACTAAATGGTGGCGGtatcattatccatataaatatctgaTCCTACTAATCTCTTAGCTTCAGTAATAGCTTTTGTCAATCAGTTGAGTTCCACAGCTTGGTTATATATTGTTTTTCCTCTTGTATTAGCTGTattgttgccttttaattaaactaaatatttcagtCTACCTCCTCTAGACCAGTAGTGCTCAATCTTTCCAGatcactgtacccctttcaggagtctgatttgtcttgagtagccccaagttacacctccatttaaaaagtactttgcttacaaaatcagacataaaaatacaaaagtgtcagcacaatattactgaaaaaatttgtttactttctcatttttgcgATAGTTATAAACTAAATCAATTggactataaatattgtacttacatttcagtgtatagtatatagagtagtataaacaaataattctatataaaattttagtttgtactgacttcactggtgctttttatgtagcctgttataaaactaggaaaatagctagatgagttgatgtaccccctggaagacttccaCGTACCCCCATGGGTACACATatcccttggttgagaaccactgctctagattattattttgtattctttCCCTTCATATTCATctcttcactaaaaaaaaaaattcccgtTGTTTTCAGTCTCACTTTTGTTAACTGAACCCtttctattttttgtttcctAATGCAGTGTTAATAATAAATGTTCTGTATATAAATAAGTTCTTGTATTAGAAATCAAGTTAGCGAGATCATTACATTCCATGTTGGTACATACAGCATTTTGCCATTTATATAGCAGTTTATGGATTCCAAGGTAAGAAGTGGGACCTTTGtgatctcctgtataatacagtCCAGAgaatttctccaaaataattcccagagcatatctttcagaaaaacattcaatcttaatttaaaaatgttcagtgatgaagaatccatgcTGCTGACCCCTGGGAAGCTATTTCAGTGGTTAATTAGCCTATCAAAAATTTATGCATtgtttccaatttgaatttgtctagcttcaactttcagccattgaatcatgttatagtGATAATATTAGGAATTTACATTAGAAACTATACTAACATATATTTGCATTTCACTTGTATGCTTGCATTTAAGAAATAAAGGTTTTCTACAAAAcattcccaactatacatgttTTTTGCTGACGTTTTAAGGACACATGTAGagcttttcttttgcagaaaggagtgtgtgtgtgggggggggggggcaggggctggtttATGTTCTAGCTTTTGTGATTTTAACAAATCCCAACATTCCTTTTTGGAATCTCTGAATAAAGAACATCTTCATGTTATTTTATATGACCAGGTCTTTCCTAAATCATTTTCTTTACAAAGTTTGATGTAAGGATTATATCTATTACTcccgggggaattctgcacccaaaaatttaaaattctgcatattttagttgtcaaaataacactCAATAATCAcgtcagtttcaattattttggtaatttatttcaaaatacctatccgcaactatgtctgtaaca is a genomic window of Dermochelys coriacea isolate rDerCor1 chromosome 5, rDerCor1.pri.v4, whole genome shotgun sequence containing:
- the C5H18orf54 gene encoding lung adenoma susceptibility protein 2 isoform X2 — protein: MACSFEKDNIYLPESTVSSLLASWSLNSSNSYSNGSIQYKDKVYNSASQALEAYIEDFDQSLMSSEVSTGKICIGQSTPKDKSAKYCSVQKYALEDFNQQVKLDSIASPFIRQTVCDPDLISLTTDDLLAFPADGSLPFIHRIPSGSGLQSGKWIRKSLKKSPFYAYQTSSFDVEKDFGFQDNGNAVDNRDHYRDNDKEQHNVYKSHKYNSMFSKENAGDCLFQQHSKSISVKNYPRWLTSHKSDLNVSGISSVPDFKYPIWLKSHSLLSDSASQSFIQTFNMKDEFSSSQMCENLKKCHIVDKLDCNSFEQNGYLDPTGDSKVTGNCQYVRPSADFQPGNSLSRQSKQPFRDDQIELLILKAKRTLESSVENLSSALKNDGSPCTVDILEAERSWENVPVAFKPPVPVHCEEDENALQSPKANMVNEFLEDCLNNDSQENTFSGGNHHGPVEALKLMLFNLQAVHESFNQNKTAEQNDEFKKISFLSFQKKQFLN
- the C5H18orf54 gene encoding lung adenoma susceptibility protein 2 isoform X3, coding for MACSFEKDNIYLPESTVSSLLASWSLNSSNSYSNGSIQYKDKVYNSASQALEAYIEDFDQSLMSSEVSTGKICIGQSTPKDKSAKYCSVQKYALEDFNQQVKLDSIASPFIRQTVCDPDLISLTTDDLLAFPADGSLPFIHRIPSGSGLQSGKWIRKSLKKSPFYAYQTSSFDVEKDFGFQDNGNAVDNRDHYRDNDKEQHNVYKSHKYNSMFSKENAGDCLFQQHSKSISVKNYPRWLTSHKSDLNVSGISSVPDFKYPIWLKSHSLLSDSASQSFIQTFNMKDEFSSSQMCENLKKCHIVDKLDCNSFEQNGYLDPTGDSKVTGNCQYVRPSADFQPGNSLSRQSKQPFRDDQIELLILKAKRTLESSVENLSSALKNDGSPCTVDILEAERSWENVPVAFKPPVPVHCEEDENALQSPKANMVNEFLEDCLNNDSQLSEEAVSELKLCDNDVIPITKSLRRALHHLSRLKGLVEDTSGK
- the C5H18orf54 gene encoding lung adenoma susceptibility protein 2 isoform X1 — protein: MACSFEKDNIYLPESTVSSLLASWSLNSSNSYSNGSIQYKDKVYNSASQALEAYIEDFDQSLMSSEVSTGKICIGQSTPKDKSAKYCSVQKYALEDFNQQVKLDSIASPFIRQTVCDPDLISLTTDDLLAFPADGSLPFIHRIPSGSGLQSGKWIRKSLKKSPFYAYQTSSFDVEKDFGFQDNGNAVDNRDHYRDNDKEQHNVYKSHKYNSMFSKENAGDCLFQQHSKSISVKNYPRWLTSHKSDLNVSGISSVPDFKYPIWLKSHSLLSDSASQSFIQTFNMKDEFSSSQMCENLKKCHIVDKLDCNSFEQNGYLDPTGDSKVTGNCQYVRPSADFQPGNSLSRQSKQPFRDDQIELLILKAKRTLESSVENLSSALKNDGSPCTVDILEAERSWENVPVAFKPPVPVHCEEDENALQSPKANMVNEFLEDCLNNDSQENTFSGGNHHGPVEALKLMLFNLQAVHESFNQNKTAEQNDEFKKLSEEAVSELKLCDNDVIPITKSLRRALHHLSRLKGLVEDTSGK